One region of Chlorobiota bacterium genomic DNA includes:
- a CDS encoding sugar transferase produces MTTIIRTVGHAKLLLAITDLSVLLVVAALIIGIRIEFTGYLLQVNEVLLFIASAIAAVPIFREVNLYRHKVFAAGADQVVNLGKGMLWLGILQAVLLFFIKDLDLLAYSRMNILLFIFGGWFSLSVVRIGVVRKLFRRLINSHVITRHILAVGAGHAGQNLATHINQSPELGLSLKAFVDDDPAKIGRKLLGKNIHGPIDQVATIVERLRPDEIYVTINSIEYNRLLTIVEECRATGLPVTVTTNHFRIIQNKVGTSEFESIPTFTLRPREMRPIARVAKRSIDIVGGGLLTLILSPFLLAIALAVKITSPGPVLYKSNVVGKHGKLFTWYKFRTMHASMDDAVHREHLRKIISENSTTEKLKNDSRITSVGKTLRKYSLDELPQLLNVLRGEMSLIGPRPCLQYEYEHFDEWHKLRFQITPGMTGLWQVLGRNKQDVTFNDSVMLDLYYIQHCSLWLDLKIILKTIPIVLFGRGGA; encoded by the coding sequence GTGACGACAATCATTCGCACAGTCGGCCACGCAAAACTGCTGCTTGCGATTACCGATCTATCCGTGCTGTTGGTGGTGGCGGCGCTGATTATCGGGATTCGGATCGAGTTCACTGGGTATCTGCTACAAGTCAACGAGGTACTGCTGTTTATTGCTTCGGCAATCGCGGCGGTTCCCATCTTTCGCGAAGTCAACTTATACCGCCATAAGGTCTTTGCTGCCGGTGCGGACCAAGTGGTCAACCTTGGGAAAGGGATGCTCTGGCTTGGAATTCTTCAAGCCGTGCTCCTTTTCTTCATCAAGGACCTTGATCTTCTGGCCTACAGCCGGATGAACATTCTGCTGTTCATTTTCGGCGGGTGGTTCTCCCTTTCGGTGGTGCGGATTGGGGTGGTCCGGAAGCTGTTCCGCCGGTTGATTAACAGCCACGTTATCACCCGCCACATCCTTGCTGTTGGAGCGGGCCATGCCGGCCAAAACCTTGCTACCCACATCAATCAGTCCCCAGAACTTGGCCTTAGCCTAAAAGCGTTTGTGGACGACGATCCCGCAAAAATTGGGAGGAAGTTGCTGGGGAAAAATATCCATGGCCCCATTGACCAAGTTGCCACAATTGTGGAACGGTTAAGGCCCGATGAAATCTACGTCACCATTAATTCCATTGAGTATAATCGTTTACTCACGATCGTGGAAGAGTGCCGCGCCACAGGGCTTCCGGTTACGGTGACAACAAACCATTTTAGAATTATTCAAAATAAAGTTGGGACAAGCGAATTTGAGAGCATCCCAACATTTACGCTCCGCCCGCGCGAGATGCGCCCGATTGCACGGGTTGCCAAACGGAGCATAGATATCGTTGGTGGCGGGCTTTTGACTTTGATTCTTTCCCCTTTTCTTCTTGCGATTGCCCTTGCGGTGAAAATCACCTCGCCCGGTCCCGTATTGTATAAATCGAACGTTGTGGGGAAGCATGGAAAGCTGTTTACGTGGTATAAATTCCGCACCATGCACGCAAGCATGGACGATGCCGTGCACCGCGAACATCTGCGCAAAATTATTTCGGAAAATTCTACCACAGAAAAACTGAAGAACGACAGCCGAATCACCTCCGTTGGAAAAACCTTGCGGAAGTACTCCTTGGATGAATTACCGCAGCTGCTGAACGTGCTGCGCGGCGAAATGTCCTTAATCGGTCCCCGCCCGTGCTTACAGTATGAGTATGAACATTTCGACGAATGGCATAAACTGCGATTCCAGATTACCCCTGGAATGACCGGTTTATGGCAAGTGCTGGGGCGTAATAAACAAGACGTGACGTTCAACGACTCCGTCATGCTTGATCTTTACTACATCCAGCATTGCTCGCTATGGCTGGATCTAAAAATCATCCTTAAAACAATTCCCATTGTCCTTTTTGGACGGGGAGGAGCATAA
- a CDS encoding DUF354 domain-containing protein gives MMNPSQQPVLDAPLHHSIGLRLWIDLDNSPHVPLFAPLIALLRGQGAKVMITARRFAQTVDLVEQLGVDATIVGQHAGRSKVKKVLNLPVRTLQLRNAVRRFAPQLALSHGSRTQVLAARLMGVRSVVMFDYEWTEMRIFSRLATHLLCPAMISDQRLQEAGVPLAKTQRYHGLKEHLYLPQFSPDPGFRQSLGVAPNQLLITIRPPGLIGNYHDPRSEAICQEVIRVAAANRDAVVVVLPKTRLESTLVRAALPDVPAARVVIPERALPGLQLLYHSDLAISGGGTMNRESALLGTPTWSMFTGKRGAVDEHLSGDGSLQFLESVEDVAKIPWVQRPANRNDWKHHSKETLHEVARVIRMFAPLS, from the coding sequence ATGATGAACCCTAGCCAACAACCGGTTTTGGATGCTCCGCTCCATCACTCCATCGGGCTTCGCCTTTGGATTGACCTTGATAACTCCCCCCACGTTCCTCTGTTTGCTCCGTTGATCGCCTTGTTGCGTGGGCAGGGGGCAAAGGTGATGATCACCGCGCGCCGGTTTGCGCAAACTGTGGACCTTGTGGAGCAGCTTGGGGTGGATGCCACGATTGTGGGCCAGCACGCAGGGCGAAGCAAAGTCAAAAAAGTGCTAAATCTTCCGGTGCGGACCCTGCAGTTGCGGAACGCTGTGCGCCGGTTCGCGCCCCAGCTTGCGCTTAGCCACGGATCCCGAACACAAGTGCTTGCTGCGCGGCTGATGGGGGTTCGGTCCGTGGTGATGTTCGACTACGAATGGACCGAGATGCGGATCTTCAGCCGGTTGGCAACCCACCTTCTTTGCCCAGCAATGATTAGCGATCAGCGGCTGCAGGAAGCCGGGGTTCCGCTGGCAAAAACCCAGCGTTATCATGGGCTGAAGGAGCATCTCTACTTGCCGCAATTTTCCCCCGACCCGGGGTTCCGCCAATCGCTTGGCGTGGCCCCCAACCAGCTGCTGATAACGATTCGCCCCCCCGGGCTTATCGGCAACTACCACGATCCCCGCAGCGAAGCAATCTGTCAGGAAGTGATCCGGGTGGCGGCTGCAAACCGCGATGCTGTTGTGGTCGTACTTCCCAAAACACGATTGGAATCCACGTTGGTTCGTGCGGCTCTTCCCGACGTTCCCGCAGCCCGGGTGGTGATACCGGAGCGTGCGCTGCCGGGCCTTCAGTTGCTGTATCACTCCGACCTTGCCATCAGTGGCGGGGGGACGATGAACCGGGAGTCGGCGTTGTTGGGAACCCCAACATGGAGCATGTTTACCGGAAAGCGAGGGGCAGTGGATGAACACCTGTCAGGAGATGGTTCGTTGCAGTTCTTGGAGTCGGTGGAGGATGTCGCGAAGATTCCGTGGGTGCAACGCCCTGCAAACCGAAACGATTGGAAGCATCACAGCAAAGAAACGCTGCATGAAGTTGCAAGGGTGATTCGTATGTTTGCGCCGCTTTCGTGA
- the asnB gene encoding asparagine synthase (glutamine-hydrolyzing), translated as MCGIAGLVKCGSSAVLQKMVSVQAHRGPDDTGSYWFQDQYVGLGHRRLSILDLSKAGHQPMKNSMDDSWIVFNGEIYNYPQLREELKSKGYTFSSDTDTEIILASYDCWGEDCVKRLNGMFAFAIYNPTTQVLFLARDHFGIKPLYYWHSGEKFAFASEAKALFEVKNIAPIIDQDSVISSLLFLWTPEPKSGFRDIHKFPAGHYGIFTNGIFQLHQYWDVPLIAEKEKPCRREDDLVDELRSILEKAVQRQMLADVPVGAFLSGGLDSSLIVALMRKVSNADISTYTIAFSEDDKRMEAMPDDARYARIVSKICNTTHHEILATHDFNHLLPKLLWHLDEPIADGAAINTYLISHGAKQRGTTVLLNGMGGDEVYGGYRKQLAALFIQQYHRLPRWLRTGIVHPVVNRLPVAIGGKGVRLARWAQKFVRSAERPPLDAFMFGFAYFNPDELHQLLSQDLSSIPFDDLYPIQRYKQIAVSAQHCSFIDTMLYLDTKLFLPGLNLAYSDKASMAASVESRPPLLDVELVEFMARVPSRLKIHGRTQKYLLKRAAEAYLPREIIYRPKAAFGTPIRAWMRGWLGQEARRVFTHPDFAAANYIRADFPLRLLEEHIAGKRDHAHRLWGIYTVMMWLQAQSQRMDSKT; from the coding sequence ATGTGCGGTATCGCCGGTCTTGTCAAATGTGGTTCCTCTGCTGTCTTACAAAAAATGGTCTCAGTGCAGGCACATCGTGGTCCTGATGATACCGGTAGCTATTGGTTCCAAGATCAATATGTTGGGCTTGGGCATCGCCGATTATCTATCCTTGATTTATCGAAGGCTGGGCATCAGCCAATGAAAAATTCAATGGATGATTCTTGGATTGTATTTAATGGCGAAATCTATAATTATCCTCAATTGCGTGAAGAATTAAAAAGCAAAGGGTATACTTTTTCTTCTGATACTGATACTGAAATCATTCTTGCTTCCTACGATTGTTGGGGCGAGGATTGTGTAAAGCGATTGAATGGCATGTTTGCCTTTGCTATCTACAACCCTACAACTCAAGTATTATTTCTTGCCCGGGATCATTTTGGCATAAAGCCTTTGTACTATTGGCACTCTGGTGAAAAATTTGCTTTTGCCTCCGAGGCTAAAGCTCTATTTGAAGTAAAGAATATCGCCCCAATTATTGACCAGGATTCTGTAATAAGCTCACTGCTATTTCTTTGGACACCTGAGCCTAAATCAGGATTTAGAGATATACACAAATTTCCTGCTGGTCACTACGGAATTTTTACTAATGGCATATTTCAATTACATCAGTATTGGGACGTTCCTCTTATCGCTGAAAAAGAAAAACCTTGCCGCCGTGAAGATGATCTTGTTGATGAGTTACGCTCAATTCTTGAAAAAGCTGTGCAAAGGCAAATGCTGGCAGATGTTCCTGTTGGGGCGTTTCTTTCTGGGGGATTAGATTCGAGCTTGATTGTTGCACTAATGCGTAAAGTGAGCAATGCGGATATAAGTACTTATACAATTGCTTTTAGCGAAGATGATAAACGCATGGAAGCCATGCCGGATGATGCCCGGTATGCAAGAATTGTCTCTAAAATATGCAACACCACGCATCATGAAATTCTTGCAACCCATGATTTTAATCACCTTCTTCCCAAATTACTTTGGCATCTTGACGAACCCATTGCTGACGGTGCCGCAATTAATACCTACCTAATTAGCCACGGCGCAAAACAGCGCGGAACCACGGTTCTACTTAATGGAATGGGGGGGGATGAAGTCTATGGAGGATATCGAAAGCAGCTTGCTGCATTATTCATTCAGCAATACCACCGGCTACCTCGCTGGCTTCGCACAGGAATCGTTCACCCGGTGGTCAATCGCTTACCAGTGGCAATCGGTGGGAAAGGAGTTCGGCTGGCGCGTTGGGCTCAAAAATTTGTGCGAAGCGCCGAACGCCCTCCATTAGATGCCTTTATGTTCGGTTTTGCCTATTTCAACCCTGACGAATTACATCAACTGCTCTCTCAAGATTTGTCATCAATTCCCTTTGATGATCTTTACCCTATTCAGCGTTATAAGCAGATTGCAGTATCTGCGCAGCATTGTTCTTTTATTGATACGATGCTCTATCTAGACACAAAACTTTTTCTTCCAGGATTGAATTTAGCATACAGTGATAAAGCATCTATGGCTGCTTCTGTGGAATCCCGGCCTCCACTGTTAGATGTTGAACTTGTGGAATTTATGGCACGCGTGCCAAGCCGATTGAAAATTCATGGACGCACACAAAAGTATCTTCTAAAACGTGCTGCCGAAGCATATCTGCCTCGCGAAATTATTTATCGCCCTAAGGCTGCGTTCGGTACTCCTATTCGTGCTTGGATGCGAGGGTGGCTTGGCCAAGAAGCCCGTCGCGTTTTCACACATCCCGATTTTGCTGCGGCCAACTATATTCGCGCCGATTTCCCGCTACGGCTGCTAGAAGAGCATATTGCCGGAAAACGGGATCATGCGCATCGCCTGTGGGGAATCTACACAGTGATGATGTGGCTACAGGCGCAATCTCAACGGATGGATAGCAAAACATAA
- a CDS encoding glycosyltransferase family 4 protein, with protein sequence MHSDRLLLIGPLPPPHIGPAAATLQLLGSKILQESFVVHCLDIGDRSGFSGIGQFNIHNIFQALYHCKNFVKCVISYKPAIIYISIARGFWGFFRDATLIMIASFFKIPTIVHLRSGRFDIIHDNGWIGKFIAKRSLAKVARVLVLSENLRCIFQDIVDPHKIRIISNGIDVESWKNETSFTDKNDNIPFTVLCLSNMFHDKGTHVLIEAAALLVKNSFSFQMIFAGDWLNSEYKEHCLHLVNIFNLRRYIRLAGVVTGQEKKKLLQSADVVAFVPIKPEGMPWVVLEAMAAAKPVIGTPQGAMVEMIQHGETGFLVQPEDPQQLSEAISQLMQNSQLRSIMGNNARKRVEENYSTAITHQQLVSVLQEVINGGKNN encoded by the coding sequence ATGCACTCAGATCGTTTACTGCTGATTGGTCCTTTACCCCCTCCACATATTGGACCTGCTGCCGCTACACTCCAACTTTTAGGCTCCAAAATTTTACAGGAATCTTTTGTGGTACACTGCTTGGATATCGGTGATAGATCCGGATTCTCTGGTATAGGACAATTTAATATTCATAATATTTTTCAAGCACTTTATCATTGTAAGAACTTTGTTAAATGTGTTATTTCATATAAGCCAGCAATAATATATATATCAATTGCAAGAGGGTTCTGGGGTTTTTTTCGCGATGCTACCTTAATAATGATTGCAAGTTTTTTTAAAATTCCTACGATAGTACATCTGCGTTCTGGGCGTTTTGATATCATTCATGATAATGGATGGATTGGAAAATTTATTGCTAAAAGAAGTTTAGCTAAAGTTGCTCGGGTGCTCGTCTTATCTGAGAATTTAAGATGTATATTTCAAGACATTGTTGATCCACATAAAATTAGAATAATATCTAATGGCATTGATGTTGAAAGCTGGAAAAATGAAACTTCATTTACAGACAAAAATGATAATATTCCTTTTACAGTCTTGTGCTTATCTAACATGTTTCATGATAAGGGGACGCATGTTCTTATTGAGGCTGCCGCTTTACTCGTTAAGAATTCTTTTTCTTTTCAAATGATATTTGCGGGCGATTGGCTGAATTCAGAATATAAAGAACATTGCCTGCACTTAGTTAATATTTTTAATTTACGGAGATATATTCGTTTAGCAGGAGTCGTTACTGGTCAAGAGAAAAAGAAATTGCTCCAATCTGCTGATGTTGTAGCGTTCGTTCCCATAAAGCCAGAGGGAATGCCTTGGGTTGTATTGGAAGCAATGGCAGCAGCAAAGCCAGTAATTGGAACCCCACAAGGAGCTATGGTAGAAATGATCCAGCATGGAGAAACGGGTTTCCTTGTTCAACCTGAAGACCCCCAGCAGCTATCTGAAGCAATCTCACAGCTTATGCAAAATTCTCAATTAAGGTCTATAATGGGGAATAACGCCCGTAAACGAGTTGAGGAAAATTACTCTACTGCCATTACTCATCAACAGCTAGTATCAGTTTTGCAAGAAGTGATAAATGGAGGTAAAAATAATTAA
- a CDS encoding glycosyltransferase family 9 protein — MKIQMYYAIQRVIRTLHRWHLFFQKNDGSTNYRSIAVLCGAGIGDAVMATPIIEAIKLYDNNIEITVVANNLNAEIFKFNPYISRRIVYKKEPFSLIKSYISILRIKCDVFIGSQPSNTIIHYLYAFFSFAKHKIKIDKAELVVKYRNYDFLYNTLIRDNKKRHRVDLNLEIVKNIGVFNPALEEIVCKIHVPQLYILKHPYYYTWRAKYIVIHIGGGRKQKIWQIDNYSKIVEYLLEKDVIVIIVGGIEEQHFAAKINIDNPKRIINLIGRLNLNEVSLLLRQSELLITNDSGIMHLATTTNVKIIALFGDTTPSHIGPYTNRSIVIKKDHVKDISVEEVMILIDRCLK, encoded by the coding sequence ATGAAAATTCAGATGTATTATGCCATACAACGGGTAATCAGGACATTACATCGTTGGCATCTTTTTTTTCAAAAGAACGATGGCAGCACTAATTATCGTTCTATTGCTGTGTTGTGCGGTGCAGGTATTGGAGATGCTGTTATGGCGACTCCGATTATTGAAGCAATAAAATTATATGATAATAATATAGAGATTACTGTTGTCGCTAATAATTTAAATGCTGAAATTTTCAAATTTAATCCATATATATCAAGACGAATCGTATATAAAAAAGAACCATTCTCTCTTATAAAATCGTACATTTCAATTCTTCGCATTAAATGTGATGTTTTTATTGGATCACAACCTTCAAATACAATTATACATTATTTGTACGCATTTTTTAGTTTCGCTAAACATAAAATAAAAATTGATAAAGCAGAATTAGTTGTTAAATATAGAAATTATGATTTTTTATATAACACTTTGATTCGTGACAATAAAAAGCGTCACAGAGTCGATCTGAATCTTGAGATTGTAAAAAACATAGGAGTATTCAATCCTGCACTAGAAGAGATTGTATGCAAAATACATGTCCCTCAATTATATATACTTAAGCATCCTTACTATTATACTTGGAGAGCAAAATATATAGTTATTCATATAGGAGGAGGTAGAAAGCAAAAAATATGGCAAATTGATAATTATTCTAAGATAGTAGAATACCTTTTAGAAAAAGATGTTATAGTAATTATTGTAGGAGGTATAGAGGAGCAGCATTTTGCAGCTAAAATTAATATTGATAATCCTAAAAGAATTATCAATCTAATAGGAAGGCTCAACCTAAACGAGGTGTCATTGCTGTTACGACAAAGCGAACTGTTGATTACCAATGATTCAGGGATCATGCACCTTGCTACAACAACAAATGTAAAAATTATAGCATTGTTCGGAGATACTACCCCATCACACATCGGACCTTATACTAATAGATCCATTGTGATAAAAAAAGATCATGTGAAGGATATATCAGTAGAAGAAGTGATGATTTTAATTGATAGGTGCTTAAAATGA
- a CDS encoding DegT/DnrJ/EryC1/StrS family aminotransferase, producing the protein MTIFKKIKINMKNQDKKIERCNLTRQVNALLPQYIEEVTSIFQSGKYVLGHKLQMFERAFAQYVGTSYGVGVASGTDALYLSLRALDIGIGDEVVTTPFTAVPTISAIIMTGAKPIFADVDPDTFTIAPESIEKVITKHTKAIIPVHLYGLMADMNAIMNIGNRYSIPIIEDAAQAHGSSLNDQQAGSIGLMGCFSFYPTKNLGGFGDGGLITTNDKQIFDKLVLLRNYGQTSPYTTIINGINTRLDEIQAALLLIKLPHLNSWNQRRNEIANIYTRRLTIPEVKVPMLPQQYKSNYHIFTITAERRDALWRYLEDNAIQSNVYYPIPNHLQESNQYLGYKKGDFPVAESLSDSVIALPMFPELEDEEVNIVIDRIYEFYGYDIG; encoded by the coding sequence TTGACTATTTTCAAGAAAATAAAAATAAATATGAAGAATCAAGATAAAAAAATAGAACGCTGCAACCTAACAAGACAGGTAAATGCACTACTTCCTCAATACATTGAAGAAGTAACAAGTATTTTTCAAAGTGGAAAATATGTGCTAGGGCATAAATTGCAAATGTTTGAGAGAGCATTTGCACAGTATGTTGGTACTAGTTATGGTGTTGGCGTTGCTTCAGGTACGGATGCATTATACTTGAGTCTTCGGGCACTTGATATTGGCATCGGAGATGAGGTCGTTACTACCCCATTTACTGCCGTACCAACAATATCTGCGATTATTATGACTGGTGCCAAACCTATATTTGCAGATGTTGATCCCGATACTTTTACGATTGCTCCTGAATCTATCGAAAAAGTAATAACTAAACATACCAAGGCTATCATTCCAGTGCATCTCTATGGACTAATGGCAGATATGAATGCCATTATGAATATAGGTAATAGGTATTCTATCCCTATTATTGAGGACGCTGCACAAGCTCATGGAAGTTCATTAAACGATCAACAGGCAGGGTCTATTGGATTGATGGGATGCTTTAGTTTTTATCCAACAAAAAATTTAGGTGGATTCGGCGATGGAGGTTTAATTACAACAAACGATAAGCAAATATTTGACAAGCTGGTTTTGCTCCGTAACTATGGACAAACCTCTCCTTATACAACGATAATAAATGGCATTAATACTCGATTGGATGAAATTCAGGCAGCACTACTGCTTATTAAATTACCACACCTTAATTCATGGAATCAACGTAGAAACGAAATAGCAAATATCTATACGCGAAGATTAACAATTCCAGAGGTAAAAGTCCCAATGCTTCCTCAGCAATATAAATCGAATTATCATATCTTTACGATCACTGCTGAGCGAAGAGATGCACTTTGGCGTTACCTTGAGGATAATGCTATTCAGTCGAATGTATATTATCCTATCCCAAATCATCTCCAAGAATCCAATCAATATCTTGGATATAAAAAAGGAGATTTCCCTGTAGCTGAGTCTTTGTCTGATAGCGTTATAGCATTACCCATGTTCCCAGAGCTTGAAGATGAGGAAGTAAATATTGTAATCGATAGGATATATGAATTTTATGGGTATGATATAGGATAA
- a CDS encoding NAD(P)-dependent oxidoreductase yields MKFYHERSAIILGGCGFIGSNLASALQDCFARITVVDDLISGTGGNRCNLDGISADFIKSNIQDVCNWGSAIEPDSVIFHCAAKNTHKWCNLHIEEDCKINYYPQLSIVKELHKLPTTIRLVYCSTRTVYKITSNTDLTEFSDIAPQDVYSIHSYASENLFRLLLPKQQVRILRLTNTYGPKQRLSGEELGLVGELIHAALNNKNYQIFHNGKAMRDINYIDDVVRGLLSIAMIDDLDYPVIHLGGNWVPTKDVVQCLSDITGWVNYEYNDSFSQTFSPLSINRAKQILGWQPLVNLKTGIANTIDYFQENKNKYEESR; encoded by the coding sequence ATGAAATTTTATCATGAGCGATCAGCGATAATACTAGGAGGGTGCGGTTTTATCGGTAGTAATTTAGCATCTGCCTTGCAAGACTGTTTTGCAAGAATCACCGTTGTAGATGATCTTATTAGCGGAACTGGTGGAAATAGATGTAATCTAGATGGTATTAGTGCTGATTTTATTAAATCAAACATACAAGATGTTTGTAATTGGGGAAGTGCTATTGAACCTGACTCCGTAATTTTTCATTGTGCAGCTAAAAACACTCATAAGTGGTGTAATCTTCATATAGAAGAAGATTGTAAGATAAATTACTATCCACAATTGTCAATTGTTAAAGAGCTTCATAAGCTACCAACAACAATTAGACTTGTTTATTGTAGTACAAGAACAGTATATAAAATCACTTCCAATACTGATCTTACGGAATTCTCTGACATTGCTCCTCAAGATGTTTATAGTATTCATAGCTATGCCTCAGAGAATTTGTTCCGCCTGCTATTGCCAAAACAGCAAGTTCGTATTCTAAGACTAACCAATACCTATGGCCCTAAACAACGTCTATCGGGAGAAGAACTGGGTTTGGTTGGCGAACTTATTCATGCGGCACTTAATAACAAGAACTATCAAATATTTCATAATGGTAAGGCGATGCGTGACATCAATTATATTGACGATGTCGTTCGTGGTTTACTATCTATTGCGATGATTGATGATTTGGATTATCCCGTTATACACCTTGGTGGAAACTGGGTTCCAACGAAAGACGTTGTCCAATGTTTAAGCGATATAACCGGATGGGTAAATTATGAGTATAATGATTCGTTTTCACAAACTTTTTCTCCATTATCAATTAATCGTGCTAAACAGATTTTAGGCTGGCAACCTTTGGTAAATCTAAAAACAGGAATTGCAAATACGATTGACTATTTTCAAGAAAATAAAAATAAATATGAAGAATCAAGATAA
- a CDS encoding NTP transferase domain-containing protein: MKAVILAGGLGERLRPLTKIIPKPLLPVGEQSVLEITILSMKNYGITEIYVALNYQSELFRAFLSNGERWGVTIHCSQEQTPLGTAGPLRLFDKQLTEPFIVMNGDILTSLDFQDIMDSHIKSKSSLTVATKELALPLRYGVVQTQEKYINDIQEKPNLYAEVVAGIYVCNPSIISIIPKNSSYSMIDVVKYMLNNNQLIHHYKLRDYWLDIGQMDDYERAQELHAQGAFSEKNIHARKNI; encoded by the coding sequence ATGAAAGCAGTTATACTGGCTGGTGGACTTGGGGAACGATTACGCCCGCTCACGAAAATTATTCCTAAACCATTGTTGCCAGTTGGCGAACAGTCGGTTCTGGAAATAACAATACTTTCTATGAAAAATTATGGTATTACAGAGATATATGTTGCTCTAAATTATCAGTCGGAATTATTTCGCGCTTTTTTGTCAAATGGTGAGCGTTGGGGGGTAACTATTCATTGTTCGCAAGAACAAACCCCATTGGGAACAGCAGGTCCTTTAAGATTGTTTGACAAGCAATTAACAGAACCTTTTATTGTTATGAATGGAGACATTCTAACAAGTTTAGATTTTCAAGATATAATGGATAGTCATATAAAATCCAAATCATCATTAACTGTAGCGACTAAAGAGCTTGCATTGCCACTACGTTATGGGGTTGTTCAAACTCAAGAAAAATATATTAATGATATTCAAGAAAAACCTAATTTATATGCAGAAGTGGTTGCTGGCATATATGTTTGTAATCCATCAATCATATCTATTATACCGAAAAATTCTTCATATAGCATGATTGATGTTGTAAAGTATATGTTGAATAACAATCAATTAATTCATCATTACAAACTACGAGATTATTGGCTTGATATTGGGCAGATGGATGATTATGAGCGTGCACAGGAACTTCATGCACAAGGAGCTTTTTCGGAAAAGAATATACACGCACGAAAAAATATTTAA
- a CDS encoding GDP-mannose 4,6-dehydratase, protein MSVTSEQVVVTGAAGFIGSHLVEELIRRGNRVRAVVRYTSRGDIGNLNWIDPSLLREVEIVRGDIRDSEFVCRAVKGAATIYHLAAGISIPYSYTNFREVVETNINGTLNILSGAKDSTALRRIVTTSTSEVFGTAQYVPMSEDHPLCPQSPYAATKVGSDKLAESFGYSFNMPIVIARPFNTFGPRQSPRAVIPTIILQALSSNSICLGQVESTRDFLYVEDTVKAFIACGDAGAEINGQYFNFGTGTEIKINDLKDKILNIVGQHAEVEIEKRRLRPTTSEVMRLLCDPSKAYKLLNWSSCVTIEEGLKRTISWFSDNKKYFDRENHLI, encoded by the coding sequence ATGAGTGTAACATCAGAACAAGTTGTAGTGACAGGAGCTGCTGGGTTTATAGGGAGCCATCTTGTCGAAGAACTTATACGTCGCGGTAATCGTGTGCGGGCGGTGGTTCGTTATACATCAAGAGGTGATATTGGTAATCTCAATTGGATTGATCCTTCACTGCTCCGTGAGGTAGAAATCGTTCGGGGTGATATCAGAGATTCTGAATTTGTGTGCCGTGCTGTGAAGGGAGCCGCTACTATATATCATCTTGCTGCTGGAATTAGTATCCCATATTCATATACCAACTTCCGTGAGGTTGTTGAAACGAATATCAATGGTACACTTAACATTTTATCAGGAGCGAAAGATAGTACAGCATTGCGCCGTATAGTTACTACGTCTACAAGTGAAGTGTTTGGAACAGCGCAATATGTTCCGATGAGTGAAGATCATCCATTATGCCCTCAATCTCCTTATGCAGCAACAAAGGTGGGATCCGATAAACTTGCTGAAAGTTTCGGGTATTCATTTAATATGCCTATAGTTATTGCTCGTCCATTTAATACATTCGGCCCAAGACAATCTCCTAGGGCTGTTATTCCAACAATTATTTTGCAAGCATTATCAAGCAATTCTATTTGTTTGGGGCAGGTAGAATCTACAAGAGATTTTTTATATGTTGAAGATACAGTGAAAGCTTTTATTGCATGCGGTGATGCTGGAGCAGAAATCAATGGTCAGTATTTTAACTTCGGAACAGGGACTGAAATAAAAATTAATGATCTTAAAGATAAAATACTTAATATAGTAGGCCAGCATGCTGAAGTAGAGATAGAGAAACGAAGACTCCGCCCTACAACTAGTGAGGTAATGAGATTGTTGTGTGATCCTAGTAAAGCGTATAAATTGCTTAACTGGTCTTCCTGTGTTACGATAGAAGAAGGACTGAAGCGAACTATTTCTTGGTTCTCTGATAATAAAAAATATTTCGACAGGGAAAATCATTTAATATAA